The Streptomyces sp. WZ-12 genome segment CAACGGCGGCCGGCCGCCGGCGAGTACGCGTCATGGCGTCTCGGACAGGGCAGGGCCCACGGTCCCGTCAGGAGCCCTACACGGGGTCTCCGTTCTCATTCAGCCACTGGACGCCGTCCTGACCGCTCTGGTTGAGGTTCTTGGGGATGACGGAGTCCGGGTACTTCCAGTGCAGGCCGAAGTAGCCGGGTGCGTTGGTGAGGGACCTCAGGTCGCACACCGGGTCGCCGATGATGCAGTACCGCTTGACCGGAATGCCGTTGAACTTCGTCGGGCCGGGGGCGCCGACGGTGGCCACCCCGGGGATGCCCAGCCCCCTGGGGAGGCGCGCGAACAGGCCGGAGTCGGGCTGCATCGGGTCGGCGTAGAGCATGCCGTCGACCTGGTTGCGCGGAATGCCGGTGCTGCCGCTCGCGATCTTCTGGAGCACCTCGTCGGCGGCCTGGGCGCCCTGGGAGTAGCCGGTGATCGTGAGGCGCGCCCCCGGGTGCGCGCGGTGGGTGTCCTCCGCCGCCTGCAACCCCTTCTGGTAGCCCAGTTGGATGCTGGCGTCGTAGGTCGGCGCGGTGAGGGCGTCGGGGTTGAACTTCAACGGGGGCTCGATGAGCCCGCCGTGGACACCGATGAGCGGGCCGGCGGTGGCCGGGTAGCACACCTCGACCGCGGACGAGCCGAGGTGCAGATGGTCGTTCGCGGTGTTGTAGGACCTGGAGATCGTGGAGCAACCGGGTCCGGAGTCCGTGGGACCGGTGCCGCCGATCTCGATGTAGTAGTGCTCTGCGCCGGCCGCGTGGGCGGCGGACGGGAACGCGACGGCGGTGCCGGCGGTCAGCGCCGCCGCCATGGCCGCGGTGCGAACGGCCCGTGCCGTCCGGCTCGTTTTCGACATTGCCTGATCTCCCCCTGAGGTCGTGGACGACGTGTCCGACAACGAAGGGTCCAGACGCTAGGCACGGTCGTTGAAATCGCGCTGACATGCTGATGACTGCGCTGGCGGCACGGCGCTCCCGCACCGCCACGGGAACGGCACCAGGGTGGCCGGATCAACTCGCCAAGCCGTAGAAGCGGATCGGTGAGTTCGGCCGGAAGCCGATGCGCGGGTACACCGGCGCGCCGGCGGCGGTCGCGTGCAGGGTGGCGCGGGTCAGTCCGGTGTCCCGGGCGCCCTCGTACAGGGCTTTCCGGGTCACCGCCTCGCCGTAGCCCCTGCGCTGCCACTCGGGCGCGGTGGCGACGAGCGCGACGAAGAGGCGGCCTTCCGCCTCCACCGTCGCGGCGCACGACACCGGTACGCCGTCCCGCATGCCCAGGTAGGCGTACGTCCGTTCCCTCCACAGTCGGGAGCCGGCGAGCCCGTCGCGACCGTCCGCCAACGGAAGCCCGTACGCGCGGGAGTTGAGGTCCGCGTAGACCTGTAGCTGCTCCTCGGTCGTGACGCGTGCGAACGTCAGGTCGGGGTGGGAGGGTTCGGGGAGCGGAAGCAGGTCGCCGGCCATGCCGGTGCCGGGGAAGGCGTAGGCGAGTCCGGCCTCCTCGGCCGCTCCCCCGAGCCCCGTGCGCGCCTCGTCGTCGAGGAGGTCCTCGAAGAGCCACAGGAAGCCGGGGCGTTGCTTGGCGCGCATGATGTCCGCTGCCTGGCCCAGGCGTTGGGCGAGGAGCGCCGCGCCGGCGCCGACGTCGGTCAAGGTGACGCAGTTCCAGAACGCGAAGCGGCAGTCGGCCCAGCGAACGGCGATGCCCGGCAGGTCCCGCACGTCCGCGCCCGGATCGCGGTCCAGCACGATGTTCCGCCAGGCCACGGCGAGTTGTTCCATCGATTCGATCGACGCCGCACACTGCGTCATCCGCTCACTCCTTGAGTCGTCGGGCCCTGCCCCGGGCGGAGTCCCAGGAAGCCGATTCCTCACCTATCACGCCCCACCCTCGACGGGCGCACCGTCGCGGGTATCTCCACCCCAATCAGCGAGCACCGAGCACTCGTGGACGTCCCGACCTGGAGCGCCGCCTTCTCCTCTGCGGCCGCGCGGCGACCACGATCGGCGTCAGGCCCGCAGCCGCGGCCCGGCGACCGTCCGGGTCCCGCGGAACGCGGCCCGGACCGCTGCCGCGCAGGCGTAACCAGCCACGCAGCCAAGGGTGTTGGCCAACAGGTCGTTGATGTCGGCCGTACGCCCCGAGGCGGCGAGGTACTGCGTCGCCTCGATGGCGAGGGAGCCGAGGAAGCCGCAGGCCGCCGCGGTCGCGAAGCGCGCGCCGGCGCTCGCCAGGAGCAGTCCACCGGGGACGAACATGAGCACGTTGAGGAAGAAGTCCCAGGTGTCGGCGGGGTTCGACAGGTCGAGCAGCTTGAGGTTCAACGCCTGTCCACCGCCGGAGCGGGTGCCGAACGTGAGGCCCACGACCCCGGCCACCCACAACCATCCCAAGGCGGCGCAGACGCGATGTGACGTCCGCCTGGGGCTCCGGAACATGAACGTCACCGCCGCGATGACCGCGCACCCAAGGACGCCGATGCTCAGGGCCACGGGAAAAGACACGGGTACTCTCCATTCGCTCGCGCATCCGGCCCGGCGCGGGCAGCAGATGTTGGCTGGAGAGACGCAAAGGGCGAAAAGTCCGGTTCTCGCGCGCCTGGTGACTTACTTCACGTTTCGCGCTGTGCGCTTCGGTGGCCAGGTGGCACGTGAGGACGCCCGTGCCACCGCGGCGAGCGACGCCCCTCAGCGCCTACGCCCCGCACCCGTGTCCGCGTCCGCGTCCGCATCGACCTTGGCCAACCGGACCGGGGTGACCTTGTAGACGGGCTGTAGGGAGATCGGATCCCCTTCGGTGCCGATGAGTTCGTTGGCGGCCCGGTCGTGCCGGTGCGGGTCCGACTGGTCGAAGTAGCCGTAGTGGAAGGGGACGAACACCAGGCCGGGGCGGCTTCCGCAGAGCACGACCGGGGCCTCGATGGCGCCGTGCCGGGAGGTCACCCGCACCAGGTCGCCGTCGGCGATGTTCCGGCTGTGGGCGTCGTCGGGGTGCAGTTCCACCCACAACTCCGGCTCGGCGTCGTTGAGTTCGGGGACGCGTGCGGTCTTGGTGCGGGTGTGCCAGTGGTAGACACCGCGACCGGTGGTCAGACACAGGGGGTACGTCTCGTCCGGCGGCTCGTGCGGCGGAAGGTAGTGCGCTGCCTTGAGGTTCGCTCGTCCCGCGGGGTCGTGCGCGCGGTAGGCGTGGGGTTCGTGCGGGGCGCCGGTGGCCAGGTCGTGGCCGTAGTCCTCGCAGTGGTCGGCGGCGGTGGCGAAGACGTGGTCGGTGTAGCGGCGTTCGGTCCCGTCGGGCGCGGTCTCCGTGCACGGCCATTGGACGCCACCGCTGCCGCGCAGTCGCGCGTAGGTGAGGCCGGACTGGTCACAGGGCCGGTCCTTGGTCAGGGCGATGAAGTCGTTCCAGGCATCCTCCGGCTGGTGCCAGGCGAGCAGCGGCCTGCCGTCGCGGTCGGTGAAGCGCATCCGGCGGGCGTAGTCGAGGAGGATCGCGAAGTCGGTGCGGGCCTCGCCGGGCGGATCGACGGCCTTGTGGGAGAGGTGGACGGTGCGGTCGGCGTTGGTGAAGCAGCCGGTCTTCTCGCCCCACAGGGCGGCGGGCAGCACCACGTCGGCCAGCTCGGTGGTCTCGGTGGGGAAGGCGTCGGAGACGACCAGGAAGAGCCCGTCGGCCTTGAGGATCGCGCGGATGCGGCGCAGTTCGGGGAGGGAGACGGCGGGGTTGGTGCCGGTGATCCAGAGGAACCTGATCGCCCCGCTCTCGCAGCGCCGGAAGATCTCCAGGGCATCGGTGGGCGGCGAGCAGTTGCGGATGCGCCGTTCGTCGATGTTCCAGTGGTCGGCCAGGCGTCGCACATGGGCGTCGTTCTGCCAGTTGAGATGGGCGGGCAGGGCGCCGTTGGCGCCGGTCTCGCGGGCGTTCTCAGCGGTGGGTTGGCCGTTCATCTGGAAGACCGTGGCCCCGGGCCGTCCGATCATGCCGCGCACGAGGTGGATGTTGTTGACCTGTACGGCGGCCGCGGTGGCCTGGCGGGACTGGTAGACGCCGTGGAGGACGGTGGAGACCAGTCGGTGTGCGGTGCCGATGAGCTGGGCCGCCCGGCGGATGAGGTGTGCGGGGACGCCGCAGATCTCCGCGGCGCGCTCCACGGGGTAGTTGGCGACGGTCCGGGCCAGTTCGGCGTACCCGGTGGTGTGGTCGTCGAGGAATGCCTGGTCGGTCCAGTCGTTGTCGATCAGTTCGTGGAGCAGGGCGTTGAGCAGGGCGACGTTGGTGCCCGGCCGGATGGCGAGGTGCACGTCGGCCGCGCGTGCGGTCGCGGTCAGGCGTGGATCGACGACGATCAGGCCGGGGCGGTCGGGGCCGTGCAGCCGGTCGAGCATCCGGGACCACAGCACCGTCTGGGTCTCCGCCACGTTGTGCCCGACGAGGAACAACGTGTCGCAGTGGTCGATGTCGGTGTAGGAGCCGGGGTCGCCGTCGCTGCCGAAGCTCTCGATCAGGGCCCGTTCCGCGGTGGCGCTGCACAGGCGGGTGCTGCCGTCCAGGTGGGGCGTGCCGATCCCGCCCCGGGCGATCAACGCCTGGGCGTAGGACTCCTCGGCGAAGAGTTGGCCGCTGGTGTAGAACCCCATCGCCAGGGGGCCGTGATCGGCGAGGACCGCCCGGGAACGTTCGGTCACGGCGCTCATGGCGGTGTTCCAGTCGACCCGCCGCAAGGCGCCGTCGATCCGGAGCTGCGGGTGCAGCAGACGGTCGCGGGAGTGGTTGGCCTGCCAGCCGAACAGGCCCTTCGGGCCGAGCCGGCCGTGGCTTACGCGGTCCTCGGCGCGGCCGCGTACGCCCACGATGCGGCCGTCGGCGACCGCGATGTCCAGTCCGCAACCGTTGGAACAGAGCACACAGGCGGACGGCACCCAGCGCTCGACGTGGTCCTGCGGGATCGCCAGGCATTCGTCCACGCGCAGCGGCCAGCTCTCGCCGGCGGCAAAGGGGGTTCGCTTGCCCCACACATCGCTGATCCGGTCAGCCATCGGGTGGTCCCTTCCGTACCGTGTGCCGGGGCCGGCCCCGGACTTCGCCGCACCGCCCCGGTGAGGCCGCGCGGACCGCGGCGGCACCCGTCCCGACCTTACGTCGCGCGGCCCGCGGTCCCCGGCTACGCACCCCGGCCCGGGCCCGCGCGCCCGAACGGGCCGCCCTTCCCGGCAGCGACCCCAATCCCCCAACTCCTGCGCCGAGCTGAGGGTTCGTCACACATGGCGGCCGGCGGAGCCGCGTAGGCCCGGGCGCGGAAAACCGCCCGCCTGGAGGTACCCGAGGCATCCCCTCCCAGGGCGCCCAGGCACTTGTGGACGCCGACGATCCTGCGCTGGCCGGAGGCCACGCGGAGGGGGTCGACTGGTTCGCGTCGCTTGCGGGCTGTCGTCGCCCGGAACCGTTCTGTTGCACCGCTCCCCGTGGCCGAGACGGCAGGTGCCCACGGTGCGAAAGTGGAAGTGTCGGTGTCGCAGAAGGGCGGACATCATGGCGCTATTGGGACTTCTTCTCTTTGTCGTGGCCGGGGCGTTCGTCGGCCTGTCCATCGCAAGCAACCTCGTGGGTGGGCCCAGCTACAGCGTGACGATCCTCGGTAACCACATCGCCACCCTGAACGGCCTCGGGATCTTCCTGGCCGGAATCGCACTCACCCTGATCTTCGGCCTGGGAATTGCCTTGATGACGGGCAGCCTCGCCCGGTCCCGACACCGCAGGCAGGCCGCCCGCACCGCGCAGGCGGACGCGCAGTCCGAGCACCCCAAACACCACCATTTCCGGTTCGGTCACTGAGTGGTGAGCGATTGCCGCGCAGGGCGACGGGGCGGAGCCGTGCCGGGCGTCGACGACCGCCGGTGGTTGCGGCCATCGGCGGGTGTGGTGCTGGCCGCGCCGTGCGCCTCGTTGGGCCTGGCGCCGTGCGCCTCGTTGGGCCTGGGTTGCGCCCGGCCCTCGCCCGCCACGAGCTCGTGGCGTCCGCGCGGCAACCGAGGGTGACGGGGCGGCGAGACAGAGAGGCAGGTAGACAGCCAGGCGTCTCGCACCGAACGCGAAACATGCCCACGGGCACGCATCGTGGAAATCGACCGCACGCGCCGATGGAGGGCCAGATGGATCTGGACACCGTCGTCAATGAGCTCTACGCGTTGCCGCCGGGGGAATTCACCCCGGCACGGGACGCCCGTGCGCGAGCCGCGCGGGCAGCCGGCGACCGCGGGTTGGCCGAACGGATCCGACAGTTGCGCCGCCCCACCCACGCCGCCTGGGCCAGCAACCTCCTGGCCCGCGACAGGGGGGCAGACACGGCGCGACTGCTCCGGCTCGGCGAGGAACTGCGGCAGGCCCATCGGGAACTGGACGGACGGCGGCTGCGCGAGCTCGCCGGACGGCAACACGAGATGGTCGCCGCGCTGACCGGCCAGGCACGCCACCTGGCCGCCCGGGCAGGCCACTGCCTCGGCGCGAACGCGCAGCGGGAACTGGAGGACATCCTGCGGGCCGTCCTCGCCGACCAGGAGTCAGCCCACGAGTGGGCCCGGGGCCGTCTGACGCAACCGCTGACGGCGGTCGGTCTCGTCACGGTCCCCGCCCTCACCCCCGCCACCCAGGCACCGGACCACGCACCAATGCCCCTCACCGACAAGGTAGTTGACCTCGACATGGCGCGCAGTCGCCGTCGTGGACGGGAGACGCGCGCCGAGCAGGATCGACCGCGGTCCGGCCCGGACGCCGCAGACGCCGCGGACGCCGAGCGGGAACTGTGCGCCGCCGAAGCGGAGTTGGCGTCGGCGAGGGGCCGGGAGCGGCGGGCGCTCGACCGGCTGGGGGACGCACAGCAGCGCGTCCTGGAGATCGGCAGGAAGCTGGCGGAGGCCGAGGACGACCTGCGCCTGGCACGCCAGGCAGTCGGCGCCACCACTGACCACGTACACCAGGCCGAGGACGCCGAACGCGAGATCCGACAACGGACGGCGGTCTCCACCGCAGCCAAGAGACCAACCGCTCCCGCGCCCCCTCCCCCGAAACACTGAGCGGCCGCGAGGAGGGAGTGGCGAACCCATGACGGCCGAGGCCGGGGCCAAGGGGCCTCGACGCGCTGTTCCTCAGTCAGATCGGCCGCGGGCGGCGGGAGTTCACCCCCTCCCACGAGGTCATCGGCCCAACTCCCCCGCCCCCACACCACCGCACGCTGCTACCCGGCTCCCCCTGCCTCACACCCCTCACGCACCGTGACTTCACTCATGGGAAATTCCAGGCAGACGACCTAACATGGCGCGCTGCCCGTAACGGGCTGCTCACCATAAGACTCGTCTCAGCAGGATGGACAGACGTGAACGTACGCGGCAAAGGCAAACTGGCGGTCTGCGGAGCGGCGGGGGTGCTCACGGCCGCAGTGGTCGCAGGCAGCACGCTGTGGCCGGGCAGTGCGGCTTCCGCCGCGGGCGTTTCGTCACGCTCGGTCGCAAAGGAGTTGAAGCACTGGCCCGCACCGGTGGCGAAGAAGCTCGGCAAGGTCATCGCCAACCACGACCACAAGGGCGCGTACGCCACCTTCGACGCGGACAACACCACCTACCGCAACGACCTCGAAGAGGCGCTCCTCCCCTTCCTGGAAATGAAGGGCGTGCTGACCCGGAAGTCCATGGCCCCCTCCCTGAAGGTCATCCCCTTCAAGGACACGGCCACCCACAAGGAAAGCCTCTACAGCTACTACATGCGACTGTGCGACCTTGATGACCAGGTCTCCTACCCGTGGGCCGCGCAGATCTTCTCCGGCTTCACCCTCAAGGAGTTGAAGCAGTACGTCGACGAGCTACTCGCCTACGGGAAGCCGATCCCCGCCGAGTACTACAAGGACGGGAAGCTGACCAAGACGGAGGTCAGGGCTCCCGAATTCTCCACCGGTATGCAGGAGTTGTACCGGACGCTGCGCGCCCACGGCATCGACGTCTACGTCGTCAGCGCGGCCAACGAGGAACTGGCGCGCATGGTCCTGGCCGACCCCAAGTACGGCTACGGCGTGAAGCCGGACCACGTCATCGGCGTGTCCACGCTCCTCAAGAACCGCAAGACCGGCGATGTCACCAGCTCGCGCAAGGAGATCGCCGAGGGGCGCTTCGGTCCCGGGCAGCGGAAGGCGCTCACCGACTGGGAGTTGACGCCCACCTTGTGGGCCCCACTGACCTGGTACGAGGGCAAGCCGGCCGCCATCAGGGCGTACATCGACGCATGGCGGAAGCCGATCCTCGCGGCCGGTGACACCCCGAAGAGCGACGGGCCGATGCTGTTCCAGTCCGCGGACGTGGAGCACGGCGGGGCGCGGATCTGGGTGAACCGCAAGGAGAGCTCCATGAAGGAGCTCAACGCGATGAAGCAGGCCAACGCGAAGCGGCAGAAGGAACTGGGGCAGCGGGTGACGGCCGACAAGGACTGGCTGACCGTCACGCCCGAGCAAATTCGCTGAGGCCCGGCACGCCCCAACAACCCCTCGCCCAGGGAGACGCGGGTCACCCCCGCACATGTCACAGTGGAGCGGGCCGTCTCGTCTGAGAGTTGTAGCCACTGACGAGACGACCCCTCGGGAGCACCCCATGGACGCGCGACTGAACTACTTCGCCAGCCCGACCGCCGGCAAGGCCCTCAAGCACTTCATGTCGGCGGGCAAGGCTCTCAAGGACACCACCCTGCCGGCCGCGACGCAGGAGTTGGTGTCGCTGCGCGTGAGCCAGATCAACGACTGTGCCTTCTGCATCGACATGCACTCCAAGGAGGCCACCGCGGCCGGCGAGACCGCGGTGCGGCTGAACCTGGTCGCGGCGTGGCGGGAGGCCACGGTCTTCACCGAGGCCGAGCGTGCCGCGTTGGCACTGGCGGAGGAGGGCACCCGGGTCGCGGACGCGGCCACCGGCGTCAGCGACGAGGTGTGGGCGAACGTCGCCAGGCACTACGACGAGGAACAACTGGTCGCCCTGGTGACCCTGGTCTCCTTCATGAACGCCGCGAACCGGCTGAACATCATCACCCAGCAGCCGGCCGGCAACTACGTGGCCGGGCAGTTCCACTGACGCAACGTGAGCTAGGCCGGAGTCCGGGTGAGCCCCGGTCCGTGTGCTGCTCAATGGGTTGTGCGGTGCCCGTTGGTTGTCGTCCGCTCGGCATGGTCGGGTGGCGCGCTGACGGGCACCGTACGAGTGCCCCGGTGGCCGGAACACCTCCCGCGCCCTGTCCGCCGTGACGGACCCCTGGCAGCATCGGGCTCTCCGGCCCCGCACCGCTGACGAGTCGAGGAGCGCCGACGCCGTGCCTGCCTACAACCTCGCCATGCAGGAGCTGTCCCACCCCTACCCCGCACCGGGGAACGGGACGGTCTCCGGCCACCAGGTCGAGCTCATGTACCACCACATCGTCCCCAAGAGCCCGAAGGTCGGGCTGATTTGGCTGTGGAACGCGGTCCTGGAGGACAAGGTCCTGGCCGCCGCGACCCCCGTGCTCAACGCCATCATCCAGAACGTCGACAAGTACGGCACCACGCTCGTCCCCACGGACCGCCAGCAGGTCAAGGACCTCGCCACCGGCATCAAGAACAAGACCATCACCCACCAGGCCGGTGCCGCCCGGCCCACCGGTTGGGACAGCTTCGCGCAGATCTACATCTGGCTGCCCGGCAACCTCTTCACCGGCCCCAGGAACCGTGCCGACGACCCCGGGGACAAGTTCGACGCCGCCGTCCGCTTCATCATCGGCGCGAGCAGCGCCCAGTACAAGACGCTCGAAACGGTCGACGCGAAGATCGCCCAGTACGCCAAGGACCGCAAGAAGACGGGTTACGCCGAGGAGGCATACACCAACCTCGGAACCGTTGCCCGCACCTATCTCACGCGCACGCCGTTCTCCAGCCCCCAATGGACCTGGGACTCCGGCAAGAACAAACCGAAGGTCAAGGGCTCCTAGGATTCCTGCCCCAGACACTCAGGCGCTCAGGCACCCAGTACCCCACTCCCCAGGCACCCAGCCGCTCGATGAGAAGTCTCAACCACCGCTGTGGGCAGGCGTGTTGGTGGTGGGCGTCGGGGCACTGCGGCGGGTGAACGTCCACAGTGCGAGCCCGAGGAGGCTGAACGTGGCGCCCAGGGCGCAGACGGCGCCCCAGCCGGCCGTCGTGTAGAGGGCGGTCGCGGTGATGGCGCCGGTGGCGCTGCCGATCGAGTAGAAGACCATGTATCCGCCGATCAGTCGGCTGCCCGCGTCCGGGTGCAGCGCGTAGATCAGTGTCTGGTTGGTGACATGGACCGCCTGTACGGCGAGGTCGAGCAGGATCACGCCGGCGAACAGGGCCCAGAGCGAGCTGCGGGTGTAGGCCAAGGGCAGCCACGAGGCGGCGAGCAGTGCCAGTGCGATGCCGGTGGTCCGCTGGGCGAGTCCGCGGTCGTTGAGGCGGCCGGCCACGCTCGCGGCCAGGGCGCCGGCGACGCCGATCAGACCCAACGCCCCGATCGCACTGTGGGACATGAAGTACGGGGCCGCGCTGAGCGGTAGTGCGATGCTGCTCCACAGGGTGCTGAAGGCGGCGAAGATCAGCAGGCAGAACAGGGCCCTGAGCCGCAACAGTCGTTCCCGTGCGAACAGGGTGAGGGTCGAGCGCAGGAGTTGTCCGTAGCGCAGGGTCGTCGGCGGGGCCTCCACGTGGCGCGGCAGCACCCGGTAGAGGATCAGGGCGAGCAGCGCACTGAGCGCGGCCGAGGCGAGGTAGACCGAGCGCCAGCCCGCGAGGTCGGCGATCAGGCCGGACGCGGTGCGGGCGAGCAGGATTCCGGTGACCACGCCGCTGGTGACCAGGCCGACGACCCGCCCGCGCCCGGCGGGCGGGGCCAGTGAGGCAGCGAAGGCCACCAGTGTCTGGGTGACGACCGCGAGCAGCCCCATGGTGGCCATGCCCACGAGCAGGATCGCCGCCGTGTGGGCGCTGGCGATCACGAGCAACGCCGCTACCAGGAGCAGTAATTGGGCCACGATGAGGCGCCTGCGGTTGACCACGTCGCCCAACGGCACCAGGAGGAAGAGCCCCAGTCCGTATCCGACCTGGGTGAGGGTGACCACGCCGCCGACGAGTGCCGGGCTCATGCCCAGGTCGTGCCCCATGGTCACCAGGAGCGGCTGGGAGAAGTAGACGTTGGCCACCGCGGCCCCGCAGGCGACGGCGAACAGTATGACGACGCCGCGGGACAGGGCGAACGCCGGTCCTCTCTCGCGCCAGGTCTCGGACCGTCGCGTCATGGCCTCAGAGTTGCCAGGCATCAGTACCCCCTCGGATTGTGGTTGCAACTTGCTACCAGTCGTGACGCTAACTCCTTTGGTAGCATGTTGCAACCGAAGTTGGAGTGAGAGAGATTCGAGAGCGGGAGAGAGGGAGAGGGACGCCATGGTGAGCAGGACGCGCTTCGACGACAGCGAATGCCCCGTCGCCCGGTCAGTGGACGCGATCGGTGACTGGTGGTCCCTGCTGATCGTGCGGGACGCCTTCGACGGGAGCCGGCGCTTCGGGGAGTTCCAGCGCAGCCTCGGCGTGGCGAAGAACATCCTCACCGCGCGCCTGCGCACCCTGGTCGCCGGCGGCATCCTCGAATCCGTCCCCGCCTCGGACGGCAGCGCCTACCGCGAGTACGCACTGACACCGAAGGGCGAGGCGCTCTTCCCCGTCATCGTGGCGCTACGGCAGTGGGGCGAACAGAACTTCTTCGAACCCGACGAACCGCACTCGGAGTTGGTCGACCGCCGGCAGGGGCACCGCCTGCGCGCCCTGGAAGTGCTCTCCGCGGACGGGCGGCGGCTCCGCCCCGACGACACCACCGTCCACAAGGTCTCCGCCCAGTAGCCCGGAGCCAGCCGGTCACAGCTCCACGTGCACGGCGCCGACGTGCTGGCCGACCAGCAACTCCCTTAGGGCACACGGGGCTTGATCGATTCCGGACAGCACCGTGCGAGGAAAGGCGAGCGTGCCGTTGCGCAGTTCACGGCCGAAGACATCGATCCACTCGGGGATGACGTCGAGATGGTCGTCGAGGGCGGTGCCGCGCAGGGTGATGCCGGCCGCCTGGCCCGGCCCAGGCACGGGCACAGGCACGGGCGCTGCCACGACGGCGAAGGGTTCCTCGGACGGCAAACCCGTGGGACGGGCGACGAGGTGGACCTCCCGATGGGGCGCGGGAACGGTGGGCGCTCGGGCATCCGGCAACTCCTCGTCAGGTCCGGCCACTTGTGCCACCGGGGCTGTCTGTGCTGGCAGCCAAGCCCCCCGTCGGGGTCGGGCCTGGCCCAGGACGAGTGAAACGTCCCGGCGCGCTTGGCAATCCCCCAGGCTCGGCGGCCGGGTGCACCGTGCCGCCGTGAATCGGATCCGCCGCCGGCCCGTTCGTGTCAGGATGGTGCGCTCGGGCTCCAACTTCTTCACGTCAGGGGGGAATTGATGCCGCGTTCGGGTGCGGGTTCGGGTTCGGGTTCGGTTGGTGAACGGTGGTCGGTGGCGGTCGACGGGGACGAGGCGGAGGCGTTGCTGCGGTCGCTGCAGGAGTGGCTGGCGTCGGACGACCGACTGCGCGGGCGGGTGGACTGGCTGCGCGGTTCCCCGCAACCGGGCCATATGGGCGCGATGTTGGACACCCTCACCGTCGTCCTCGGTACCGGCGGTGTCGCCGCGCTGATCACTCCGCTCTGCACCTGGCTGACCAGCCGCCGCCCCGACGTCTCCCTCACGGTCGAACTGCCCAACGGCCGGAAGGTCAGCGTCGACGTCAAACGGGCCCACGACGAACGCGCCGTGATCCGCGAGATTCAGGGCCTGCTCGATCCGGCGGACGAGCACGACGGATGACCCGACTGTCACGCTGTGGGACGCTCCGTAGGCGTACGGACGGGGCGCCAGCTCCGCCGCGCCGCGACGACGGGTGCATGACCGACGGGAAGTTCCCGCACCCGGTCCGCGCGTACGCCGCCACAACTGCGGGTCGTGACGGCGTACGCGTCGTCAGCGTCAGGCGGAGGTGACGCGTTTGGCGACCGTCAGGAGCACCGCCGCGTCCTCGACGGCGTGGAGGCTGTGCCGGTCCGGGGGGATAACGAGCAGGTCACCGATGCGGCCGTCCCAGGAGGTGTCGCCGCTGGTGAGCCGCACGCGTCCGCGGAGCACCAGAAGGGTCGCCTCGCCGGGGCTGTCGTGCTCGGCGAGTTCGGAACCTGCGGTCAGGGCGAGGACGGTCTGACGCAACGTGTGCTCGTGTCCGCCGTAGACGGTTTCCGCGCTGCGTCCGGAGGTGGAGGCCGCGGCGAGTTCCAGGTGTTCACGTGCCTGTGCGTCCAGAGAGAGTTTCTGCATGGTGTGAGTATCCGTGGAGTGGTGGGTACCGGAGGGCGGGCCGGCCGCCCGGAGTGTCGGGCGACCGGGCCCGTAGGGAGGCGCTCATGCTGCTCGCGGAACCGGTTAGCCGGGTGGCGTCGCATTCGCACCGGGGTGGGATTGCGTTCTTGGGGATTGCCTGGGGGGTCCTAGGTGAACTCTCGGTGCACCGTTGCCACTTCCTTGGTTCACACCGTGATCACCCGGCATCAAACTGGCTGAAAGTGTTCCCTGCGGACCGCTGGGGAGGGTGCCGGATGACGCTCGGTCATACGACCGATTCCGCCGGATCCACGCCTCTACAGTTCGGTTGTCGCTGGAAGGACGGGTGCGAGGTGCGCAACTTCCTGACGCCCAATGGCCATGCGCGGCAGTCTTCCCCGCAAACATGGCAGGCCGATTTCCCCTCCCTGTCTTCGGGGAGGCGCACCGCACTCCGTTCCGTGCACAGACTGGACCGCAGA includes the following:
- a CDS encoding PE-PPE domain-containing protein, whose amino-acid sequence is MSKTSRTARAVRTAAMAAALTAGTAVAFPSAAHAAGAEHYYIEIGGTGPTDSGPGCSTISRSYNTANDHLHLGSSAVEVCYPATAGPLIGVHGGLIEPPLKFNPDALTAPTYDASIQLGYQKGLQAAEDTHRAHPGARLTITGYSQGAQAADEVLQKIASGSTGIPRNQVDGMLYADPMQPDSGLFARLPRGLGIPGVATVGAPGPTKFNGIPVKRYCIIGDPVCDLRSLTNAPGYFGLHWKYPDSVIPKNLNQSGQDGVQWLNENGDPV
- a CDS encoding GNAT family N-acetyltransferase yields the protein MTQCAASIESMEQLAVAWRNIVLDRDPGADVRDLPGIAVRWADCRFAFWNCVTLTDVGAGAALLAQRLGQAADIMRAKQRPGFLWLFEDLLDDEARTGLGGAAEEAGLAYAFPGTGMAGDLLPLPEPSHPDLTFARVTTEEQLQVYADLNSRAYGLPLADGRDGLAGSRLWRERTYAYLGMRDGVPVSCAATVEAEGRLFVALVATAPEWQRRGYGEAVTRKALYEGARDTGLTRATLHATAAGAPVYPRIGFRPNSPIRFYGLAS
- a CDS encoding VanZ family protein, translating into MSFPVALSIGVLGCAVIAAVTFMFRSPRRTSHRVCAALGWLWVAGVVGLTFGTRSGGGQALNLKLLDLSNPADTWDFFLNVLMFVPGGLLLASAGARFATAAACGFLGSLAIEATQYLAASGRTADINDLLANTLGCVAGYACAAAVRAAFRGTRTVAGPRLRA
- a CDS encoding molybdopterin oxidoreductase family protein, which codes for MADRISDVWGKRTPFAAGESWPLRVDECLAIPQDHVERWVPSACVLCSNGCGLDIAVADGRIVGVRGRAEDRVSHGRLGPKGLFGWQANHSRDRLLHPQLRIDGALRRVDWNTAMSAVTERSRAVLADHGPLAMGFYTSGQLFAEESYAQALIARGGIGTPHLDGSTRLCSATAERALIESFGSDGDPGSYTDIDHCDTLFLVGHNVAETQTVLWSRMLDRLHGPDRPGLIVVDPRLTATARAADVHLAIRPGTNVALLNALLHELIDNDWTDQAFLDDHTTGYAELARTVANYPVERAAEICGVPAHLIRRAAQLIGTAHRLVSTVLHGVYQSRQATAAAVQVNNIHLVRGMIGRPGATVFQMNGQPTAENARETGANGALPAHLNWQNDAHVRRLADHWNIDERRIRNCSPPTDALEIFRRCESGAIRFLWITGTNPAVSLPELRRIRAILKADGLFLVVSDAFPTETTELADVVLPAALWGEKTGCFTNADRTVHLSHKAVDPPGEARTDFAILLDYARRMRFTDRDGRPLLAWHQPEDAWNDFIALTKDRPCDQSGLTYARLRGSGGVQWPCTETAPDGTERRYTDHVFATAADHCEDYGHDLATGAPHEPHAYRAHDPAGRANLKAAHYLPPHEPPDETYPLCLTTGRGVYHWHTRTKTARVPELNDAEPELWVELHPDDAHSRNIADGDLVRVTSRHGAIEAPVVLCGSRPGLVFVPFHYGYFDQSDPHRHDRAANELIGTEGDPISLQPVYKVTPVRLAKVDADADADTGAGRRR
- a CDS encoding haloacid dehalogenase-like hydrolase yields the protein MKHWPAPVAKKLGKVIANHDHKGAYATFDADNTTYRNDLEEALLPFLEMKGVLTRKSMAPSLKVIPFKDTATHKESLYSYYMRLCDLDDQVSYPWAAQIFSGFTLKELKQYVDELLAYGKPIPAEYYKDGKLTKTEVRAPEFSTGMQELYRTLRAHGIDVYVVSAANEELARMVLADPKYGYGVKPDHVIGVSTLLKNRKTGDVTSSRKEIAEGRFGPGQRKALTDWELTPTLWAPLTWYEGKPAAIRAYIDAWRKPILAAGDTPKSDGPMLFQSADVEHGGARIWVNRKESSMKELNAMKQANAKRQKELGQRVTADKDWLTVTPEQIR